Proteins found in one Takifugu rubripes chromosome 15, fTakRub1.2, whole genome shotgun sequence genomic segment:
- the LOC101069619 gene encoding coiled-coil domain-containing protein 113-like: MSEPQLVSSGDSTDDENQRIQLHQQVEELRGFNEALLAENEMFEQFIIHSDKQNQKFSVDPQRNDKLKKGSSIRSISQSRELTIEQKLYVSETAIKEAQKDLEQLRERNMKTWDHYVSTLEEAKLCLEEIRKGKKEFEQKLLRRANEKRLEMKEPEKLLLYIVDKSKTTKIEMLSIKNSVLKGLKNKLKHDFQQKKENLKIYYEKSVLFQGWSKQKREKPLGELLGDYVKTQHVITVHKEKQKGVTAEHTKAEQGRLKAGNLNRRLRSQMENYEVPEVKEYLEARRRYKKLQQDIRIWERKVKIAQMIL; encoded by the exons ATGTCAGAGCCACAATTGGTATCATCAGGTGACTCAACAGACGATGAAAACCAAAGGATTCAGCTCCACCAACAAGTGGAAGAACTGAGAGGTTTTAATGAAGCACTCTTGGCAGAGAATGAGATGTTTGAGCAGTTCATCATCCACAGTGATAAACAGAACCAGAAGTTCAGTGTAGACCCCCAACGGAACGATAAACTTAAAAAGGGTTCTAGCATCCGCTCAATATCCCAGTCTCGTGAGCTGACCATTGAGCAAAAACTTTATGTATCAGAGACGGCAATAAAAGAGGCACAAAAAGATCTGGAGCAACTCAGAGAAAGAAATATGAAAACCTGGGATCACTATGTGTCCACCCTGGAAGAAGCAAAGTTGTGTCTTGAAGAAATCAGGAAAGGGAAGAAGGAATTTGAGCAAAAACTGCTCAGACGCGCGAATGAAAAAAGGCTGGAGATGAAAGAACCTGAGAAGTTGCTCCTGTACATTGTCGACAAGTCCAAGACCACTAAAATTGAAATGTTGTCTATAAAGAACAGTGTATTAAAAGGCCTCAAGAATAAGCTTAAGCATGATtttcaacagaaaaaagaaaatcttaaaatCTATTATGAAAAATCTGTCCTTTTCCAAGGGTGGAGTaagcagaaaagagaaaagccccTGGGGGAACTTCTAGGTGACTATGTAAAAACGCAGCATGTCATCACTGTACATAAAGAGAAACAGAAGGGTGTGACAGCCGAACACACAAAG GCGGAACAAGGACGTTTGAAGGCAGGAAACCTGAACCGACGCCTGCGCTCTCAGATGGAAAATTATGAGGTCCCTGAGGTAAAGGAGTACTTAGAAGCCAGGAGGAGAtacaagaagctgcagcaggataTTCGAATTTGGGAGAGGAAGGTCAAGATTGCTCAGATGATTTTATAG
- the rps6kb1a gene encoding ribosomal protein S6 kinase beta-1 isoform X2, producing MDDCEKFEISENSVNKGKEQIRPECFELLKVLGKGGYGKVFQVRKVSGATSGKIFAMKVLKKAMIVRNAKDTAHTKAERNILEEVKHPFIVDLIYAFQTGGKLYLILEYLSGGELFMQLEREGIFMEDTACFYLAEISMALGHLHQKGIIYRDLKPENIMLNNIGHVKLTDFGLCKESIHDGTVTHTFCGTIEYMAPEILMRSGHNRAVDWWSLGALMYDMLTGAPPFTGENRKKTIDKILKCKLSLPPYLTQEARDLLKKLLKRNASLRLGAGPGDAAEVQAHPFFRHINWDDLLAHKVEPPFKPFLQSADDASQFDSKFTSQTPVDSPDDSMLSESANQVFLGFTYVAPSVLENVKEKFSFEPKVRSLRKFPGSPRTPVSPVKFVGGDCWLRGPALTTCPSHLPPCSVEQPMEVSTVEQMDTSSSGTTPSEASAPLPIKHPPGISTAPYKKHVYPMNSKRPEHLRMNL from the exons ATGGATGATTGTGAGAAGTTTGAAATTTCAGAGAACAGCGTGAACAAAGGAAAAGAGCAGATCAGGCCCGAATGCTTTGAGCTGTTAAAGGTTTTGGGGAAAGGCGGCTATGGGAAG GTGTTTCAGGTTAGGAAGGTATCAGGTGCCACATCTGGGAAGATATTTGCAATGAAAGTTTTGAAAAAG GCCATGATTGTGCGTAATGCCAAGGACACAGCACACACCAAAGCTGAGAGGAACAttctggaggaggtgaagcaTCCCTTCATAGTGGACCTCATCTATGCCTTTCAGACAGGTGGAAAGTTGTATCTTATCCTGGAGTATTTGAGCG GTGGAGAGCTGTTCATGCAGCTGGAACGAGAGGGCATCTTCATGGAGGACACAGCATG TTTCTATCTGGCTGAGATCTCAATGGCACTGGGTCACCTGCACCAGAAAGGCATCATCTACCGAGACCTGAAGCCTGAGAACAtcatgctgaacaacattg GACATGTGAAGTTAACAGACTTTGGTCTATGCAAAGAGTCCATCCATGATGGAACTGTCACTCACACCTTCTGCGGCACCATTGAATACAT GGCTCCAGAGATCCTGATGCGGAGTGGACATAACCGAGCAGTGGACTGGTGGAGTTTGGGAGCTCTCATGTATGACATGCTGACAGGAGCA CCTCCGTTCACCGGGGAAAACCGCAAGAAGACCATTGACAAAATCCTGAAATGCAAACTCAGCCTCCCTCCATACCTCACACAAGAAGCCAGGGACCTTCTGAAAAAG CTGCTAAAGAGAAACGCCTCACTGCGACTCGGGGCTGGTCCAGGAGATGCTGCTGAAGTTCAG GCCCACCCATTCTTCCGGCACATAAACTGGGATGACCTCCTTGCTCACAAAGTCGAGCCTCCATTTAAGCCTTTCCTG CAATCGGCCGATGACGCCAGTCAGTTTGACTCCAAGTTCACGAGCCAGACTCCAGTGGATAGCCCTGACGACTCCATGCTTAGCGAAAGTGCCAACCAAGTCTTCCTG GGTTTCACCTACGTAGCCCCGTCTgtgcttgaaaatgtcaaagagAAGTTCTCTTTTGAGCCAAAAGTTCGCTCACTGCGGAAGTTCCCTGGGAGCCCAAGAACACCTGTGAG TCCTGTGAAGTTTGTCGGGGGGGACTGCTGGCTCCGAGGGCCCGCACTGACCACCTGCCCATCCCATCTACCCCCGTGCTCTGTGGAACAGCCCATGGAGGTGTCAACCGTTGAGCAAATGGACACGAGCAGCAGCGGCACCACCCCCTCCGAGGCCTCGGCACCACTTCCCATCAAGCACCCTCCAGGCATCAGCACTGCGCCGTACAAAAAGCACGTCTACCCCATGAACTCCAAGAGGCCAGAACATCTGAGAATGAATTTATGA
- the rps6kb1a gene encoding ribosomal protein S6 kinase beta-1 isoform X1 — MAGIFDIDLDQPENVSDDDLDDGGQLNEYMDQCGSFEFNMDDCEKFEISENSVNKGKEQIRPECFELLKVLGKGGYGKVFQVRKVSGATSGKIFAMKVLKKAMIVRNAKDTAHTKAERNILEEVKHPFIVDLIYAFQTGGKLYLILEYLSGGELFMQLEREGIFMEDTACFYLAEISMALGHLHQKGIIYRDLKPENIMLNNIGHVKLTDFGLCKESIHDGTVTHTFCGTIEYMAPEILMRSGHNRAVDWWSLGALMYDMLTGAPPFTGENRKKTIDKILKCKLSLPPYLTQEARDLLKKLLKRNASLRLGAGPGDAAEVQAHPFFRHINWDDLLAHKVEPPFKPFLQSADDASQFDSKFTSQTPVDSPDDSMLSESANQVFLGFTYVAPSVLENVKEKFSFEPKVRSLRKFPGSPRTPVSPVKFVGGDCWLRGPALTTCPSHLPPCSVEQPMEVSTVEQMDTSSSGTTPSEASAPLPIKHPPGISTAPYKKHVYPMNSKRPEHLRMNL, encoded by the exons GGCCAACTTAATGAATATATGGACCAGTGTGGCAGTTTTGAATT TAACATGGATGATTGTGAGAAGTTTGAAATTTCAGAGAACAGCGTGAACAAAGGAAAAGAGCAGATCAGGCCCGAATGCTTTGAGCTGTTAAAGGTTTTGGGGAAAGGCGGCTATGGGAAG GTGTTTCAGGTTAGGAAGGTATCAGGTGCCACATCTGGGAAGATATTTGCAATGAAAGTTTTGAAAAAG GCCATGATTGTGCGTAATGCCAAGGACACAGCACACACCAAAGCTGAGAGGAACAttctggaggaggtgaagcaTCCCTTCATAGTGGACCTCATCTATGCCTTTCAGACAGGTGGAAAGTTGTATCTTATCCTGGAGTATTTGAGCG GTGGAGAGCTGTTCATGCAGCTGGAACGAGAGGGCATCTTCATGGAGGACACAGCATG TTTCTATCTGGCTGAGATCTCAATGGCACTGGGTCACCTGCACCAGAAAGGCATCATCTACCGAGACCTGAAGCCTGAGAACAtcatgctgaacaacattg GACATGTGAAGTTAACAGACTTTGGTCTATGCAAAGAGTCCATCCATGATGGAACTGTCACTCACACCTTCTGCGGCACCATTGAATACAT GGCTCCAGAGATCCTGATGCGGAGTGGACATAACCGAGCAGTGGACTGGTGGAGTTTGGGAGCTCTCATGTATGACATGCTGACAGGAGCA CCTCCGTTCACCGGGGAAAACCGCAAGAAGACCATTGACAAAATCCTGAAATGCAAACTCAGCCTCCCTCCATACCTCACACAAGAAGCCAGGGACCTTCTGAAAAAG CTGCTAAAGAGAAACGCCTCACTGCGACTCGGGGCTGGTCCAGGAGATGCTGCTGAAGTTCAG GCCCACCCATTCTTCCGGCACATAAACTGGGATGACCTCCTTGCTCACAAAGTCGAGCCTCCATTTAAGCCTTTCCTG CAATCGGCCGATGACGCCAGTCAGTTTGACTCCAAGTTCACGAGCCAGACTCCAGTGGATAGCCCTGACGACTCCATGCTTAGCGAAAGTGCCAACCAAGTCTTCCTG GGTTTCACCTACGTAGCCCCGTCTgtgcttgaaaatgtcaaagagAAGTTCTCTTTTGAGCCAAAAGTTCGCTCACTGCGGAAGTTCCCTGGGAGCCCAAGAACACCTGTGAG TCCTGTGAAGTTTGTCGGGGGGGACTGCTGGCTCCGAGGGCCCGCACTGACCACCTGCCCATCCCATCTACCCCCGTGCTCTGTGGAACAGCCCATGGAGGTGTCAACCGTTGAGCAAATGGACACGAGCAGCAGCGGCACCACCCCCTCCGAGGCCTCGGCACCACTTCCCATCAAGCACCCTCCAGGCATCAGCACTGCGCCGTACAAAAAGCACGTCTACCCCATGAACTCCAAGAGGCCAGAACATCTGAGAATGAATTTATGA
- the rnft1 gene encoding E3 ubiquitin-protein ligase RNFT1 gives MKLRVQNERTLKPRETPAVMQPNLNELGAHAGSGLTLTLQPELITRVPVPVAAADSKDTRVHMNSREASGGSSSRRCRVNSHSHSRSQPQGRSQAQPRSSSETEIDPPEADLESEPSSSFSELRCLIRWLQKSFPFLIILCAKLVIQHALGLAVGVGLYTTFLYVNKSIQTQVFLQDRHSRLQCIWLLLFMGFSSLLLYYTFYTETLYNCLIFLSPTIEPLGFWEVLWAVGITNLIIKFLFMGIKCLILLLPFSLVTYRVQGRCLMLTEELGQVHQAMAPVSVWFRYLVTYQEVDGTPGLTLGILLALLYLIMKLLGFYSQWTSLLKTMGIFLKGEHTGSAATRSQCSEAGDVCPICQGEYREPRALLCQHIFCDECIALWFNQEKSCPLCRTVITQKVYKWRDGATSSHLQIY, from the exons ATGAAACTGCGGGTGCAAAATGAGAG AACACTGAAACCAAGGGAGACTCCTGCTGTGATGCAGCCTAATCTAAATGAGCTGGGTGCTCATGCAGGCAGCGGTTTGACCCTAACTCTGCAGCCGGAGCTCATAACAAGGGTTCCAgtccctgttgctgctgctgacagcaaGGACACACGGGTGCACATGAACAGTAGGGAGGCTAGTGGGGGCTCCTCATCCAGGAGGTGCAGAGTTAACTCCCACAGCCATTCCCGTTCTCAGCCACAAGGGCGCAGTCAGGCACAGCCCCGCTCCAGTTCGGAGACAGAGATTGACCCCCCTGAGGCTGATTTGGAGTCGGAACCCAGCAGCTCATTTTCTGAGCTTCGTTGTCTCATCCGCTGGCTCCAAAAGAGTTTTCCTTTTCTCATCATATTGTGTGCTAAACTGGTAATTCAGCATGCGCTTG GATTGGCTGTTGGGGTTGGCTTGTACACAACTTTTCTATATGTGAATAAAAGCATTCAAACTCAAGTTTTTCTTCAG GATCGTCACTCAAGGCTGCAGTGtatctggctgctgctgttcatgGGCTTCTCCAGCCTTCTGCTTTACTACACCTTCTACACTGAGACACTCTACAATTG cctcatcttcctcagccCAACCATTGAGCCACTGGGTTTCTGGGAGGTTCTGTGGGCTGTCGGGATTACCAATCTCATAATAAAGTTCCTCTTTATGGGGATTAAGTGCCTTAttctgctgctgccattttcaCTGGTCACCTACAGGGTCCAG GGACGATGTCTGATGCTGACAGAAGAGTTGGGTCAGGTCCACCAGGCCATGGCTCCAGTTTCGGTGTGGTTCCGCTACCTGGTGACGTACCAAGAAGTTGACGGCACCCCTGGACTTACACTGGGGATCCTTCTAGCATTACTCTACCTCATAATGAAG CTCTTGGGATTCTACAGTCAGTGGACATCTCTTCTGAAAACCATGGGGATCTTCCTAAAAGGAGAG CATACAGGCTCAGCAGCCACTAGGAGTCAGTGCAGTGAAGCGGGAGACGTGTGTCCCATCTGCCAGGGAGAATACAGAGAGCCACGAGCGCTCCTCTGCCAG CACATATTCTGTGATGAGTGCATCGCTCTGTGGTTCAACCAGGAGAAGAGCTGCCCTCTTTGCCGCACAGTGATCACACAGAAAGTCTACAAATGGAGAGATGGAGCCACATCCTCACACCTACAGATATATTGA
- the LOC115252661 gene encoding eukaryotic translation initiation factor 4 gamma 3-like, whose translation MSTNSYRAGQVPSIRSSQCGGEGHGRTEGMTENLIRTFRGILNKLTPERFESLMKQVDELNINNEETLNAVVELIVNKALSEQSYSATYAKMCHHLKGLMVSSRSSDGFVYFHNLLLKRCQMEFENGLLKEKETNVSVAQEEGEQQQLKVDLEQTKLKTRVRSVANMRFIGELFKQRMITEAIIHTCAVKLLQDVCEESMECLCKLLSMVGKDLDTETERPKLNSYYDYIFYLLKEWKMSTRIKFMLQDVVALRKNNWVPHKKDDGPKTLQQLHQEVKQAEEREQSQFKKGQNAIQQRGRGRSADRGQSFNVKDCDGDRKQRNHLGSSSTFEMSWRPKEREPVMFLNEQNRGTQIRSVSKITVEHKTTPKGGSLSKPLSALIAKEEAQAQDCNEEEVYQALKRLLQNSVNDKIEEWIQNTLNDRQRSSEGFVRALMRAVCQSVIVDCGVYTLNTYELLERVSLLKRYITDGQKQLVALNVLQQLVVHIDQPDGLLRMFFDVLSDEEVVQDETFFKWKTSPVNVISVSNFFTMLQEANKWTN comes from the exons ATGAGCACTAACAGTTACCGGGCAGGACAGGTTCCCTCCATCAGAAGCTCCCAGTGTGGTGGCGAGGGACATGGACGGACAGAAGGGATGACTGAAAATCTGATCAGAACTTTTCGGGGCATCCTTAACAAGCTCACCCCTGAGAGGTTTGAGAGCCTCATGAAACAGGTGGATGAGCTCAACATCAACAATGAGGAGACACTGAACGCGGTCGTTGAGCTCATCGTTAACAAAGCTTTGTCCGAGCAGAGCTACAGCGCAACCTATGCGAAAATGTGTCACCACCTGAAGGGG CTGATGGTCTCGTCCCGGAGCAGCGATGGATTTGTTTACTTTCATAATCTTCTTCTTAAGAGATGTCAGATGGAGTTCGAGAACGGACTTCTGAAGGAAAAGGAAACCAATGTGTCTGTTGCTCAAGAA GAAGGAGAGCAGCAACAGTTAAAGGTGGACCTGGAGCAGACCAAACTCAAGACCCGCGTGCGTTCAGTGGCAAACATGAGGTTTATCGGTGAACTTTTTAAGCAGAGAATGATCACGGAGGCAATAATACACACGTGCGCAGTTAAACTCCTCCAGGACGTGTGCGAGGAGTCTATGGAGTGTTTGTGCAAGCTACTGTCCATGGTGGGGAAAGACCTGGACACTGAGACTGAGAGG CCAAAACTCAATAGCTACTATGACTACATTTTCTACCTGCTGAAGGAGTGGAAGATGTCCACAAGGATAAAATTCATGTTGCAGGATGTTGTGGCCCTAAGAAAG AACAATTGGGTGCCTCACAAGAAAGATGACGGACCAAAaacccttcagcagcttcaccaagaggtgaagcaggctgaagagagggagcagtCCCAGTTCAAGAAAGGGCAAAACGCCATACAACAAAGAGGTCGTGGCAGGTCGGCAGATCGCGGCCAATCCTTTAATGTGAAAGACTGTgatggagacaggaagcagcgcaACCATTTGGGCAGCAGCTCAACTTTTGAGATGAGCTGGCGACCGAAAGAGAGAGAACCTGTCATGTTCCTGAATGAGCAAAACAGAGGAACACAGATTAGATCTGTCAGCAAAATTACTg TTGAACACAAGACAACCCCAAAAGGTGGATCATTATCAAAGCCTTTATCAGCATTGATCGCAAAGGAGGAAGCACAAGCGCAGGATTGCAATGAAGAAGAAGTATACCAAGCGCTAAAAAGACTCCTGCAGAACTCTGTAAATGATAAAATAGAAGAGTGGATCCAG aacacCCTCAATGACAGGCAGAGGTCATCAGAGGGGTTTGTGAGGGCATTGATGAGAGCAGTGTGCCAGTCAGTCATTGTTGACT gtgggGTTTATACACTGAATACCTATGAGCTGCTCGAGAGAGTGAGCCTCCTCAAGAGGTACATCACTGATGGccagaagcagctggtggccctgaacgttctgcagcagctggtggtccaCATAGACCAACCTGACG GTCTGCTGCGGATGTTTTTTGATGTACTGTCGGATGAAGAAGTTGTCCAGGATGAGACCTTCTTTAAATGGAAGACATCCCCAGTTAATGTGATATCCGTGAGCAACTTTTTCACCATGCTCCAAGAGGCGAACAAATGGACAAACTGA
- the rps6kb1a gene encoding ribosomal protein S6 kinase beta-1 isoform X3 translates to MKVLKKAMIVRNAKDTAHTKAERNILEEVKHPFIVDLIYAFQTGGKLYLILEYLSGGELFMQLEREGIFMEDTACFYLAEISMALGHLHQKGIIYRDLKPENIMLNNIGHVKLTDFGLCKESIHDGTVTHTFCGTIEYMAPEILMRSGHNRAVDWWSLGALMYDMLTGAPPFTGENRKKTIDKILKCKLSLPPYLTQEARDLLKKLLKRNASLRLGAGPGDAAEVQAHPFFRHINWDDLLAHKVEPPFKPFLQSADDASQFDSKFTSQTPVDSPDDSMLSESANQVFLGFTYVAPSVLENVKEKFSFEPKVRSLRKFPGSPRTPVSPVKFVGGDCWLRGPALTTCPSHLPPCSVEQPMEVSTVEQMDTSSSGTTPSEASAPLPIKHPPGISTAPYKKHVYPMNSKRPEHLRMNL, encoded by the exons ATGAAAGTTTTGAAAAAG GCCATGATTGTGCGTAATGCCAAGGACACAGCACACACCAAAGCTGAGAGGAACAttctggaggaggtgaagcaTCCCTTCATAGTGGACCTCATCTATGCCTTTCAGACAGGTGGAAAGTTGTATCTTATCCTGGAGTATTTGAGCG GTGGAGAGCTGTTCATGCAGCTGGAACGAGAGGGCATCTTCATGGAGGACACAGCATG TTTCTATCTGGCTGAGATCTCAATGGCACTGGGTCACCTGCACCAGAAAGGCATCATCTACCGAGACCTGAAGCCTGAGAACAtcatgctgaacaacattg GACATGTGAAGTTAACAGACTTTGGTCTATGCAAAGAGTCCATCCATGATGGAACTGTCACTCACACCTTCTGCGGCACCATTGAATACAT GGCTCCAGAGATCCTGATGCGGAGTGGACATAACCGAGCAGTGGACTGGTGGAGTTTGGGAGCTCTCATGTATGACATGCTGACAGGAGCA CCTCCGTTCACCGGGGAAAACCGCAAGAAGACCATTGACAAAATCCTGAAATGCAAACTCAGCCTCCCTCCATACCTCACACAAGAAGCCAGGGACCTTCTGAAAAAG CTGCTAAAGAGAAACGCCTCACTGCGACTCGGGGCTGGTCCAGGAGATGCTGCTGAAGTTCAG GCCCACCCATTCTTCCGGCACATAAACTGGGATGACCTCCTTGCTCACAAAGTCGAGCCTCCATTTAAGCCTTTCCTG CAATCGGCCGATGACGCCAGTCAGTTTGACTCCAAGTTCACGAGCCAGACTCCAGTGGATAGCCCTGACGACTCCATGCTTAGCGAAAGTGCCAACCAAGTCTTCCTG GGTTTCACCTACGTAGCCCCGTCTgtgcttgaaaatgtcaaagagAAGTTCTCTTTTGAGCCAAAAGTTCGCTCACTGCGGAAGTTCCCTGGGAGCCCAAGAACACCTGTGAG TCCTGTGAAGTTTGTCGGGGGGGACTGCTGGCTCCGAGGGCCCGCACTGACCACCTGCCCATCCCATCTACCCCCGTGCTCTGTGGAACAGCCCATGGAGGTGTCAACCGTTGAGCAAATGGACACGAGCAGCAGCGGCACCACCCCCTCCGAGGCCTCGGCACCACTTCCCATCAAGCACCCTCCAGGCATCAGCACTGCGCCGTACAAAAAGCACGTCTACCCCATGAACTCCAAGAGGCCAGAACATCTGAGAATGAATTTATGA